The Pleuronectes platessa chromosome 13, fPlePla1.1, whole genome shotgun sequence genome includes a window with the following:
- the LOC128455089 gene encoding tripartite motif-containing protein 16, with amino-acid sequence MAQREFQLEQETFCCSICLDLLKDPVTTGCGHSYCKSCINTHWDNGEERGSYSCPQCGQTFTPRPVLVKNTMLADLVEELKKTGLQAAPADHYYAGPGDVACDVCTGRKLKALKSCLICLASYCEKHLQPHLQSAPLKKHKLVEPSEKLQENICSRHDEVMKMFCRTDQQCICYLCSVEEHKDHDTVLAAAERTERQRELGLRRQTIQQRVQDTEKDVKLLQQEEKAINGSADKAVEDSEEIFTELIHLLKKRSSDVKQQIRSQQETEVSRVRELQERLEQEITELKRKDQELKQLSDTEDHSQFLHNYPSLSPLSGSTHSSSFRIRPLRYFEDVSPAVSQVRGRLQDILSETETQILQIVSQVDVLLPQPEPETRADFLRYSQEITLDPNTANKYLFLSEGNRKVRYMREDQSYSNHPDRFTYWPQILSRESLTGRCYWEVEVERGMIGRVGVAVTYKNISRAGHSDECEFGFNNKSWMLYCGRNRYIFYNNSIKTRVSGPVSSRVGVYLDHRAGVLSFYRVSDTMTLLHRVQTIFTQPLYAGVRVYYHSGCTAEFCKLK; translated from the coding sequence ATGGCTCAGAGAGAATTtcagctggagcaggaaacgttctgctgttcgatctgtttggatctactgaaggatccggtgactactggctgtggacacagctactgtaagagctgtattaacacccactgggacaatggggaggagagaggaagctacagctgtcctcagtgtggacagaccttcacaccgaggcctgtcctggtgaaaaacaccatgttagctgatttagtggaggagctgaagaagactggactccaagctgctcctgctgatcactaCTATGCTGGACCTGgagatgtggcctgtgatgtctgcactgggagaaaactgaaagctctcaagtcctgtttgatttgtttggcctcttattgtgaaaaacacctccagcctcatcttcagtcagctccattgaagaagcacaagctagtggagccctcggagaagctccaggagaacatctgctctcgtcacgacgaggtgatgaagatgttctgccgcactgatcagcagtgtatctgttatctctgctctgtggaggaacataaagaccacgacacagtgttagctgcagcagaaaggactgagaggcagagagagctcgggctgaggagacaaacaatccagcagagagtccaggacacagagaaagacgtgaagctgcttcaacaggaggagaaggccatcaatggctctgctgataaagcagtggaggacagtgaggagatcttcactgagctgATCCACCTGCTgaagaaaagaagctctgatgtgaagcagcagatcagatcccagcaggaaactgaagtgagtcgagtcagagagcttcaggagagactggagcaggagatcactgagctgaagaggaaagaccaggaactgaagcagctctcagacacagaggatcacagccagtttctacacaactacccctcactgtcaccactcagtggatctacacactcatccagcttcaggatccgtcctctgagaTATTTTGAGGACGTGTCAccagctgtgtcccaggtcagaggtcgactacaggacattctgagtgagacagagacacagattttacagattgtgtctcaagtggatgttttactgccacaaccagaaccagagaccagagctgacttcttaagatattcacaggaaatcacactggatccaaacacagcaaacaaatatctgtttttatctgagggaaacagaaaggtAAGATATATGAGAGAAGATCAGTCTTATTCTAATCATCCAGACAGATTCACTTATTGGCCTCAgatcctgagtagagagagtctgactggacgttgttactgggaggtggaggtggagcgtGGGATGATAGGAAGAGTTggtgtagcagtcacatacaagaatatcagcagagcaggacaCTCAGATGAATGTGAATTTGGATTCAATAATAAATCTTGGATGTTATATTGTGGTAGAAACCGATATATCTTTTATAACAACAGCATCAAGACTCgagtgtcaggtcctgtgtcctccagagtaggagtgtacctggatcacagagcaggtgttctgtccttctacagagtctctgacaccatgactctcctccacagagtccagaccatattcactcagcctctctatgctggagttaggGTTTATTATCATTCTGGAtgcacagctgagttctgtaaactcaaatag